Proteins co-encoded in one Accipiter gentilis chromosome 5, bAccGen1.1, whole genome shotgun sequence genomic window:
- the NXPH3 gene encoding neurexophilin-3, producing MHLPRSCIVLFIQGSISLLVICGQEEPGKGAEQHEPKTQERAQVQKTRGLLSPKSLLTPTLLQNMTLLELVSSSRELWDILDNLSERDHAPHPRGQRDLGPAKLKKIFGWGDFYSNIKTVKLNLLITGKVVDHGNGTVNVFFRHNSTGQGNISVSLVPPTKAVEFDLEQQIFIEAKESKIFNCRVEYEKVDRAKKTTLCTYDPSKTCYHEHTQSHVSWVCSKPFKVICIYITFYSIDYRLVQKVCPDYNYHSDVPYYPSG from the exons ATGCATCTTCCCCGGAGCTGCATCGTCCTCTTCATCCAGGGGAGCATCTCTCTGCTG GTGATTTGTGGCCAAGAAGAACCAGGGAAAGGTGCAGAGCAACATGAACCCAAGACCCAGGAGAGAGCTCAAGTGCAGAAGACGAGAGGGCTGCTCTCTCCAAAGTCCCTGTTAACTCCAACCTTACTGCAGAATATGACCCTCCTGGAGCTGGTGAGCAGTTCACGGGAGTTATGGGATATCCTGGACAACCTGTCCGAGCGGGACCATGCTCCACACCCCAGAGGACAGAGGGACTTGGGGCCAGCcaagcttaaaaaaatttttgGCTGGGGAGATTTCTATTCCAATATCAAGACGGTGAAGTTGAACCTCTTGATCACTGGAAAGGTGGTTGATCACGGCAACGGCACAGTCAACGTCTTCTTCCGACACAACTCTACCGGGCAAGGGAACATCTCCGTCAGCCTCGTCCCCCCTACCAAGGCAGTGGAGTTTGACCTGGAGCAACAGATCTTCATCGAGGCCAAAGAATCCAAAATCTTCAACTGCCGCGTGGAGTACGAGAAAGTGGATCGCGCCAAGAAGACCACGCTCTGCACTTACGACCCATCTAAGACCTGCTACCACGAGCACACCCAAAGTCACGTCTCCTGGGTCTGCTCGAAGCCTTTCAAAGTCATCTGCATCTACATCACCTTCTACAGCATAGACTACAGGCTCGTGCAGAAAGTGTGTCCCGATTACAACTATCACAGCGACGTACCCTACTACCCCTCGGGATGA